In Alteracholeplasma palmae J233, a single genomic region encodes these proteins:
- a CDS encoding ATP-binding protein — translation MKRLIINKLNDWKNSGAKKPLIINGARQIGKTYTMIEFARNQYDNYIYLNFESDSSLDSIFERDYNISRIITELEALYGKQIIEERTLIIFDEIQASKHALTTLKYFNENNSSYHVISAGSLLGVALNKNKISFPVGKVDMIDMYPLNFKEFLLALNENQLLSQIEKSFITNTPLSKALHEKALDLVSQFLVVGGMPEAVSNYVLNKDYDLVRVIQKGINASYSSDMSKYSTDVETIKTKAVYDSIPSQLAKENKKFQYNMIKSGARASQYEASLEWLDKSGIIYTCYKINEPKHPIEMSKNITSYKVYLSDVGLLTAKINLNHNIILGNQEMLSSTAKGAIYENYVATELKMKNYNLYYYESEGKSEIDFIIQKEGLILPVEVKSSDNVKAKSLLVYTNRFKPEYSIKVTSKNFGFENGIKNIPHYALFNI, via the coding sequence ATGAAAAGATTAATCATTAACAAGCTAAATGACTGGAAAAATAGTGGTGCTAAAAAACCATTAATTATCAATGGGGCCAGACAAATAGGAAAAACCTATACAATGATTGAATTCGCTAGAAACCAATATGATAACTATATATACCTTAACTTCGAATCTGATAGTTCACTAGATTCAATATTTGAGCGCGATTATAACATATCAAGAATTATAACTGAACTAGAAGCTTTATATGGTAAACAAATTATAGAAGAAAGAACATTAATTATCTTTGATGAGATTCAAGCTTCTAAACATGCATTAACAACCCTAAAATATTTTAATGAAAACAATTCATCATATCATGTTATATCAGCTGGATCATTATTAGGAGTTGCCCTTAATAAGAATAAAATATCTTTTCCTGTTGGAAAAGTAGATATGATTGATATGTATCCACTTAATTTTAAAGAATTCTTATTAGCTTTAAACGAAAACCAATTATTATCTCAAATTGAAAAATCATTTATAACTAATACCCCTTTATCAAAAGCATTACATGAAAAGGCCCTTGATTTAGTCTCTCAATTTTTAGTAGTTGGAGGAATGCCGGAAGCAGTTAGTAATTATGTATTAAATAAAGACTATGATCTTGTTAGGGTCATTCAAAAAGGGATTAATGCATCTTATTCATCTGACATGAGTAAATATAGTACAGACGTAGAAACAATCAAAACTAAAGCAGTATATGACTCCATACCATCACAATTAGCAAAAGAGAATAAGAAATTCCAATATAATATGATCAAAAGTGGAGCACGGGCTTCGCAGTATGAAGCATCATTAGAATGGTTAGATAAATCTGGAATTATATACACTTGTTATAAAATAAATGAACCTAAACATCCTATTGAAATGAGCAAAAATATTACTTCATATAAAGTCTACTTATCTGATGTTGGACTTTTAACAGCTAAAATAAATCTTAATCATAATATTATTTTAGGTAATCAAGAAATGTTATCAAGTACTGCTAAAGGCGCTATATATGAAAATTATGTTGCTACAGAGTTGAAGATGAAAAACTATAACTTATATTATTATGAATCAGAAGGTAAGTCAGAAATAGATTTTATTATTCAAAAAGAAGGTTTAATTCTTCCAGTTGAAGTTAAATCAAGCGATAATGTTAAAGCTAAAAGTTTATTAGTATATACGAATAGATTTAAGCCAGAATACAGCATTAAAGTTACAAGTAAGAATTTTGGTTTTGAAAATGGAATAAAAAATATTCCACACTACGCTTTGTTTAATATATAA
- a CDS encoding InlB B-repeat-containing protein, which yields MTQRPIASSQESVEAESKDYEPANTQLLATSHLFTAYDSKGVRTYQGNVFQYAINNAKTGGRIDFIKGYSITTKLTFKIGYSLTINFNGSTYVNNTSQNFIELTSGTLTLNGGGGFTNNGSGPAIKITGGKDWRPVVNLNNAKLKTNGQHALYIDGGRAIINNSTVEGNNYSVWIVMPNGANNLPELTVKGNSVVYGIYSGATNSKFGGNIYIQGGAIRKGRDATRAIQSGNTTNYYITGGSFYGTASDITYFNGLNKNSSQYRLVSSGSNYSTMKRYSQPKFDLMGGKFVGYTPPAYHYYGDVYNFANANQIEYRKGSGIKFAGWYKDKAYTQGSYTHRLATATTNDTYYARYTYTVEFDKNGSTENPVKGNNFTRTFNAGNGVYNSMPTHTLTRPGYKFMGWSRSKTGAATWKPGTAMNYDANVVNGKVTLYAVWEPELLKSNYAVQYFFERLDGTYFHDTTRNTRFNSTAGNISDPSFASFTGHTISNKQEHINLRKVVVRGDNTSVVKLYYNLNRYTVKFKDALGNDYGDLQTIKYGGSAIAPETPPIKFGYDFLRWDQSFNSITKDLEIKPIYSPKKMNFRFNHQTGDDAFTNISQIFDNQIIFPKSIAYSGKIFLGWFDENGKQYNENDIVNVESDLSLTAKWKSGKPGNKIILKQLTDTRLIFSNYANYEYRLEEIGSSVGEYYDWTLGNAKSFSNLKPNTEYKLFVRIPGATNFDPSDQIEVGTFRTLINFDIKFEHATDTQIFIKVPTLNMRYGLKNPEGKAFGYTNYVKNEDNTYTLEYSGLNPNTVYSLEYQTEKGFEASLNYDSHKVVFNKELKTLESAVAFVGDNNITIISNENGVVVIGENLNETYEYRLGSGQWMKPTDGRVTFNHANKEIEGNIYVRNMQTETHAASLPAITQTDSTKNSAVELTEEERTHLRESHDDDNYRVTAKPGYIYSVGDKITNVDTNGFIIYAKNTQLLIQRDQTTLYEQSNIAPIISFERPNLTDDERNIDLRLVEDELIMQVTNPKTNISYQLREEEGSTVIQGVMENGIIWFNDLKPGTTYNLWVQKTLENNPYKSEYRYIKSETTGVQPIIIEEGSEFTPAFNYSIGYSNEEKHQVIVHTQIGYDYMYENQIYKGDGKNWIINHLEPVTNYTFKVRINDSQYVSNYMDVIARTTKIPKAFINPIDQTVELKITDDQIIILNALSGYEYAIVEDGKNVDETHLEYISGNDELTFYNLKHATMYKIYSRKIEDDKSEASHLYAVEMKEDGVTLQTAKTKKLTTPKVLLPTSDEVKNILEGLRVTNQKILLSAYENFEYLIIKNGGTVGEHSVWVTSIELTELNIDDIYDLYIRRAQTDTEEVSKESFIREIIINKDEQEFDGKEVIIVSVLHDKVFFKQEIGYDYSIDQENWVTAEYTGNQSFDNLNPVTTYQIYIRLTETENKLPSNDFSGASFTTTKIPTSSVSIDLDTFKIELKEKTDTRLLFSIETPKNGLVYEYSIDQTNWISTVNNETLFNQLNPYTMYNIYVRSLENDTQEISKPFNLASEQTLAPIPTRENSLLDLDITETSIGFTLAYGYDYRVEADGEDTWFNRLGMMYYQKDELTEGQAITIIVRREGTDEAYSFEIMVRRKGLIPEDFNVQLVGEPTDISITIDVDSEYAYAIKEKNSEQELNYITFTESGSHTFTELQAFTDYEIYVKKLATDETTESLEKMALEVKTDKVPAEKRKPLSIVEQHIVLTDDNRNKDPFIFTGYEGLEYAMVDEGSEPQESDWKRSSNHIYEFSNVRNKIFFVRRHETENKYAGIFIEAPLRARAIAPDEDLAKVRVDNFDTGKNILVYGLENAEYSLDNETWLAGENILFETIPNTDYIIYVRRTGENLVPSESRQAVIYKKIRDDHYEVEDGKENNITTPKEFIVINKENVMIIGISSTGFTILGEEIYEYSIDENTWLNGLEITFTDVDFTKNPKVFIRIAENHQLQRSNAEEVKEVLLYDPQYVVNKVENITHNKITLQTDDTYTYEFFLDGIKGTNGSLRPNKSYQIHAVYNNDYQLYISKNRFIVFISNDEINDIYVTTTKIPKELVILTDEDKTVSKYGETILPKDGFEMLLVTKNETVTDDMAGQYEIYEYDNTTHDLYIRKLETDEAFASKYEKAIVKLYQESPEGKFYTIGRVDYNKVELENTQEIYEYSVDGIKFYSGTPNTLVIDGLNPNTEYPIYVRAKETLTHAPSNAILVSKFITNNETITEKELREYLDTLGFNDLSVFESLILEAIDINYPKSDYNSINETINAYKDLIKDKAFEARKQEVSKELTDYANLFGDNLEAAQNIINEQVNKVDSNNYLDLEEIKQIINEGKKEIDALLLEESILKAISKFETIKNDLSPTDASMDQIFEKGYQILKDAKSLEELKIAEEAFENEIQTKNNEYAEDKKDQIKEEIKKELEEKNIIITPEIETIINEKLDEINGDNYKNNELMEEIKESIKENIEEHQLNEYKQEVIKKAQELQKEDASESFNEAIQESIKAIQDALSKDQADALFNELKETLESIENNEQAEDKKDQIKEEIKKELEEKNIIITPEIETIINEKLDEINGDNYTDDALLEKIIETIKLNTHIYDGKEEFKKYIGLLKEQNGELFTKVVGESLDYIDNSKNIDEIKIRVETAKNQATLAYISDFIQESTQLEIENIKVKEIKETLANHLIGLDNANKVLALDTTIKELSYLNEQLEVIESFHKHYNLLLTNNRYKANRKNDLKEIYETYLELLNQSKGISTLNTVFSEGKIELEKINPYAISEHGIIPGESLPELDDTTDMIKGGITNDEGLKSTYKMVVKNQTDQALIEAFKKALQEGKINLPEGINLEQIIKQSIGKSLDIYLDNQGQKVTEFIGSYKVSLLIPTEIREYLNLRVVHYTNGIFEVIEPQRESNYLTFETTSFSPYFIIGDKPQEERVNLWWAIGIEIVIILVQALIITRMVQKRKNNKKIMSISPVVLLTTLPINAIPVIIILGVIILILMFVIIYIALIFKRKEDIVTEEKNIHIINQTIDIEEIKEEPKTTIIDIKKKFILYKKSYEARLIQSPEETQLRYSDIKNHLLSYKMISSRMTWNQESFVSGKNLLVKIVMSETTFTVFYALTPEQVEDPKYKYIYETQTKKHLTTPLRIRVKGPRGVKYAKELIDILMKTKDYEQSNIPKKDYRRKYQTNEELVNKGLVRKVDSDKALEEIVES from the coding sequence ATGACACAAAGGCCAATAGCTAGTAGTCAAGAAAGTGTTGAAGCCGAAAGTAAAGATTATGAGCCAGCAAACACTCAATTATTGGCAACCTCTCATCTATTTACTGCATATGACAGTAAAGGAGTTAGGACATACCAAGGTAATGTCTTTCAATATGCAATTAATAATGCAAAAACGGGGGGGCGAATTGATTTTATTAAGGGGTACAGCATTACTACGAAGTTGACTTTTAAAATTGGTTATAGCCTAACGATTAATTTTAACGGATCTACCTATGTTAACAATACATCTCAGAACTTTATTGAACTCACCTCGGGAACACTAACACTTAATGGAGGCGGAGGTTTCACAAATAATGGAAGTGGACCAGCAATAAAAATCACTGGTGGAAAAGACTGGAGACCGGTAGTTAATCTAAATAACGCAAAATTAAAAACTAATGGTCAGCACGCGCTTTATATTGATGGAGGTCGTGCTATCATCAATAATTCGACAGTAGAAGGTAACAATTATAGTGTTTGGATAGTTATGCCTAACGGGGCAAATAATTTACCGGAATTAACTGTAAAGGGAAACTCAGTTGTCTATGGTATTTATTCAGGGGCTACAAATTCAAAATTTGGTGGTAATATCTATATTCAAGGCGGAGCAATTAGAAAAGGTAGAGACGCTACTCGTGCAATTCAAAGTGGAAACACTACTAATTACTACATCACAGGTGGAAGTTTTTATGGAACAGCCTCTGATATCACTTACTTTAATGGATTAAACAAAAATAGTAGTCAATACAGATTAGTATCTTCAGGATCAAATTATTCAACAATGAAAAGATACTCACAACCCAAATTTGATTTAATGGGTGGTAAGTTTGTAGGATACACCCCACCAGCATATCACTACTATGGAGATGTCTATAACTTTGCGAATGCAAATCAAATAGAATATAGAAAAGGTAGTGGTATAAAGTTTGCAGGATGGTATAAGGATAAAGCATATACTCAAGGATCATATACTCATAGACTAGCAACTGCGACGACTAATGACACATATTATGCAAGATATACTTATACAGTAGAATTTGACAAAAATGGTTCAACTGAAAACCCAGTTAAAGGGAATAACTTCACGCGTACATTCAACGCTGGAAATGGCGTTTATAATAGTATGCCAACACATACATTAACAAGACCAGGTTATAAATTTATGGGATGGTCAAGATCAAAAACAGGTGCTGCAACTTGGAAACCTGGTACAGCTATGAACTATGATGCGAATGTTGTTAATGGAAAAGTAACGCTTTATGCAGTTTGGGAACCAGAATTACTAAAGAGTAATTATGCAGTTCAATACTTTTTTGAAAGGCTTGATGGAACATATTTCCATGATACAACAAGAAATACAAGATTTAATTCAACAGCAGGGAATATTAGTGATCCAAGTTTTGCATCATTTACTGGACATACTATCAGTAATAAACAAGAACATATCAATTTAAGGAAAGTTGTCGTTAGAGGTGATAACACATCAGTTGTAAAACTTTACTATAACTTAAATAGATATACAGTGAAGTTTAAAGATGCCTTAGGCAATGATTATGGTGATCTTCAGACAATTAAATATGGTGGAAGTGCAATTGCACCAGAGACTCCGCCTATAAAATTTGGTTATGATTTTTTAAGATGGGATCAATCCTTTAATTCTATAACAAAAGATTTAGAAATTAAACCTATCTATAGCCCTAAAAAAATGAATTTCCGATTTAATCATCAAACAGGGGATGATGCATTTACAAACATCAGTCAAATTTTTGACAACCAAATTATATTTCCTAAATCAATCGCCTATTCAGGAAAGATATTTTTAGGCTGGTTTGATGAAAATGGTAAGCAATACAATGAAAATGATATAGTTAATGTTGAATCTGACTTAAGTTTAACAGCTAAATGGAAAAGTGGTAAACCTGGAAATAAAATTATACTTAAACAACTCACTGACACAAGACTTATTTTTAGTAATTATGCAAACTATGAATACAGACTAGAAGAAATAGGATCTTCAGTAGGGGAATACTATGATTGGACACTAGGCAATGCAAAAAGTTTTTCAAATTTAAAACCTAACACAGAATACAAACTGTTTGTTAGAATTCCAGGGGCAACTAATTTTGATCCTTCTGATCAAATTGAAGTGGGTACCTTTAGAACTTTAATAAACTTTGATATTAAATTTGAACATGCAACAGATACTCAAATTTTCATTAAAGTACCAACTTTAAATATGAGATATGGACTTAAAAATCCAGAAGGAAAAGCCTTTGGATATACTAATTATGTTAAAAATGAAGATAATACATATACTTTAGAATACTCTGGTCTTAACCCAAATACAGTTTACAGTTTGGAATATCAAACAGAAAAAGGATTTGAAGCATCGCTTAATTATGACTCTCATAAAGTAGTTTTTAACAAAGAACTTAAAACACTGGAAAGTGCAGTAGCGTTTGTTGGAGATAACAATATTACAATAATATCTAATGAAAATGGTGTAGTTGTGATTGGAGAAAACCTTAATGAGACTTATGAATATCGTTTAGGTAGCGGACAGTGGATGAAACCAACTGATGGTAGAGTTACTTTTAATCATGCAAATAAAGAAATTGAAGGTAACATCTATGTTAGAAATATGCAAACAGAAACACATGCAGCATCACTTCCGGCAATCACTCAAACAGATTCTACTAAAAATTCAGCCGTAGAATTAACAGAAGAAGAACGTACACATTTAAGAGAAAGTCATGATGATGATAATTACCGAGTAACTGCTAAACCTGGATACATATATAGTGTAGGGGATAAAATTACTAATGTGGATACTAATGGCTTTATCATATACGCTAAAAATACACAATTACTCATACAAAGAGATCAAACTACTTTATATGAACAAAGCAACATAGCTCCAATTATTTCATTTGAAAGACCTAATTTAACAGATGATGAGCGTAATATAGACCTTCGTTTAGTAGAAGATGAACTTATCATGCAAGTAACAAATCCAAAAACTAATATTAGTTATCAGTTACGCGAAGAAGAAGGATCCACTGTTATTCAAGGTGTGATGGAAAATGGTATAATTTGGTTTAATGATTTAAAACCTGGGACAACTTACAATTTATGGGTTCAAAAAACATTAGAAAATAATCCATATAAATCAGAATATCGATATATTAAAAGTGAAACAACAGGGGTACAACCAATTATTATAGAAGAAGGAAGTGAATTTACACCGGCATTTAACTATAGTATTGGATATTCAAATGAAGAAAAGCATCAAGTGATTGTCCATACACAAATTGGTTATGACTATATGTATGAAAATCAAATTTACAAAGGTGATGGTAAAAACTGGATTATTAACCACCTTGAACCAGTCACAAATTATACATTCAAAGTCAGAATTAATGATAGCCAATATGTTTCTAATTACATGGACGTTATAGCACGTACGACAAAAATTCCAAAAGCATTCATTAATCCAATTGATCAAACAGTAGAATTAAAAATCACAGATGATCAAATAATAATACTTAATGCACTTTCAGGATATGAGTATGCAATTGTTGAAGATGGGAAAAATGTAGATGAAACTCATCTTGAATATATTTCTGGAAATGATGAATTGACATTCTATAATTTAAAACATGCAACTATGTATAAAATATATTCAAGAAAAATAGAAGATGACAAATCTGAAGCATCTCATCTTTATGCTGTAGAGATGAAAGAAGATGGAGTAACGCTTCAAACAGCCAAAACTAAAAAGTTAACAACACCAAAGGTTTTACTACCTACATCAGATGAAGTAAAAAACATTTTAGAAGGATTACGCGTTACTAACCAAAAAATCTTACTTTCAGCATATGAAAATTTTGAATATCTAATCATAAAGAATGGTGGTACAGTAGGTGAACACTCAGTTTGGGTGACGTCAATAGAATTAACAGAACTTAACATAGATGACATTTATGACCTTTATATAAGACGTGCTCAAACAGATACCGAAGAAGTATCAAAAGAATCATTTATTAGAGAAATTATTATTAATAAAGATGAACAAGAATTTGATGGAAAAGAAGTTATAATTGTTTCAGTTTTACATGATAAAGTATTTTTTAAACAAGAAATAGGTTATGATTATTCTATCGATCAAGAAAACTGGGTAACAGCTGAATATACAGGTAATCAAAGCTTTGATAACTTAAATCCAGTAACAACTTACCAAATATACATCAGACTAACTGAAACAGAAAACAAGCTTCCTTCTAATGATTTCTCAGGAGCTTCTTTTACAACGACTAAAATACCAACTAGTAGTGTTTCTATAGATTTAGATACATTTAAGATTGAACTTAAAGAAAAAACAGATACTAGACTATTATTTAGTATTGAAACACCTAAAAACGGATTAGTTTATGAATATAGTATCGATCAAACTAACTGGATAAGCACAGTTAATAATGAAACTTTATTTAACCAATTAAACCCATACACTATGTACAATATTTATGTGAGAAGTTTAGAAAATGATACACAAGAAATATCAAAACCATTTAACTTAGCAAGTGAACAAACACTAGCTCCTATTCCAACAAGAGAAAACAGTCTCCTAGATTTAGATATTACTGAAACTAGTATAGGATTTACCCTAGCTTATGGCTATGACTATAGAGTAGAAGCAGATGGTGAGGATACATGGTTTAATAGATTAGGAATGATGTATTATCAAAAAGATGAACTTACTGAAGGTCAAGCAATAACTATTATTGTTAGACGTGAAGGAACAGATGAAGCATATTCATTTGAAATCATGGTTAGAAGAAAAGGATTAATTCCAGAAGATTTCAATGTTCAATTAGTTGGAGAACCTACAGATATTAGTATTACAATTGATGTAGATTCAGAATATGCGTATGCTATTAAAGAAAAAAACAGCGAGCAAGAATTAAACTACATCACTTTTACTGAAAGTGGCAGTCATACATTTACAGAACTGCAAGCTTTTACGGATTATGAAATATATGTTAAAAAACTAGCAACAGATGAAACAACAGAATCACTAGAAAAAATGGCTTTAGAAGTAAAAACAGATAAAGTACCTGCTGAAAAGAGAAAGCCACTTTCAATTGTCGAACAACATATCGTTTTGACAGATGATAATAGAAATAAAGACCCATTTATTTTTACCGGTTATGAAGGACTTGAATATGCAATGGTTGATGAGGGAAGTGAGCCTCAAGAAAGTGATTGGAAACGAAGTAGTAATCACATCTATGAATTTAGCAATGTTAGAAATAAAATATTTTTTGTTAGAAGACATGAAACAGAAAATAAATACGCAGGAATATTTATTGAAGCTCCTCTTAGAGCAAGAGCAATCGCTCCTGATGAAGATTTGGCTAAAGTAAGAGTAGATAATTTTGACACAGGAAAAAATATTTTAGTTTATGGATTAGAAAATGCAGAATACTCACTAGATAATGAAACATGGTTAGCTGGTGAAAACATACTATTTGAAACAATCCCTAATACAGACTATATCATCTATGTTAGACGTACAGGAGAAAACCTTGTGCCATCTGAATCACGACAAGCAGTTATTTACAAAAAAATAAGAGATGATCATTACGAAGTTGAAGATGGGAAAGAAAATAACATTACAACACCAAAAGAATTTATTGTAATTAATAAAGAAAATGTCATGATTATTGGAATAAGTAGCACAGGATTTACTATTTTAGGTGAAGAAATCTATGAATACTCAATTGATGAGAATACATGGCTAAATGGATTAGAAATTACATTTACTGATGTTGATTTTACAAAAAATCCTAAAGTATTTATTCGTATTGCAGAAAACCATCAATTACAAAGATCAAATGCAGAAGAGGTTAAAGAAGTCCTTTTATATGACCCACAATATGTTGTTAATAAAGTAGAAAATATAACACATAATAAAATAACACTTCAAACAGATGATACGTATACATATGAATTTTTCTTAGATGGAATAAAAGGTACTAATGGAAGCTTAAGACCGAATAAGTCATACCAAATACATGCAGTATATAATAATGACTATCAATTGTATATATCAAAAAATCGTTTTATAGTATTTATCTCAAATGATGAAATTAATGATATATATGTAACAACAACTAAAATTCCAAAAGAATTAGTTATCCTTACAGATGAGGATAAGACAGTAAGCAAATACGGAGAAACTATACTACCTAAAGATGGCTTTGAAATGCTCTTAGTGACAAAAAATGAAACAGTGACTGATGATATGGCAGGTCAATATGAAATCTATGAGTATGATAATACAACACATGACTTATATATTAGAAAACTAGAAACAGATGAAGCTTTCGCATCCAAATATGAAAAGGCAATTGTCAAACTATATCAAGAATCACCAGAAGGAAAATTTTATACGATAGGCCGTGTAGATTACAATAAAGTAGAACTTGAAAATACACAAGAAATCTATGAATACTCAGTAGATGGTATTAAATTCTATAGCGGAACTCCTAATACACTAGTTATAGATGGTCTTAACCCAAATACTGAATATCCAATTTATGTACGTGCAAAAGAAACTTTAACACATGCACCATCTAATGCAATATTAGTATCAAAATTTATAACAAATAATGAAACTATTACAGAAAAAGAATTAAGAGAATATCTTGATACACTAGGATTTAATGATCTAAGTGTTTTTGAAAGTCTAATATTAGAGGCAATCGACATCAATTATCCAAAAAGTGATTACAATTCAATTAATGAGACAATTAATGCATATAAAGACTTAATTAAAGATAAAGCATTTGAAGCAAGAAAACAAGAAGTTTCAAAAGAATTAACAGACTATGCTAACTTATTTGGAGATAATCTTGAAGCTGCTCAAAACATTATTAATGAACAAGTGAACAAAGTTGATTCTAATAACTACTTAGACTTAGAAGAAATCAAACAAATAATTAATGAAGGTAAAAAAGAAATCGATGCACTCTTATTAGAAGAAAGTATTTTAAAAGCTATTTCAAAATTTGAAACAATTAAAAATGACCTTAGCCCAACAGATGCATCAATGGATCAAATATTTGAAAAAGGATATCAAATTCTTAAAGACGCAAAATCTCTAGAAGAATTAAAAATAGCAGAAGAAGCATTTGAAAACGAAATTCAAACTAAAAATAATGAATATGCAGAAGATAAGAAAGATCAAATTAAAGAAGAGATTAAAAAAGAACTAGAAGAAAAAAATATTATTATCACACCAGAAATAGAAACGATCATCAATGAAAAGTTAGATGAGATTAATGGTGATAATTATAAAAATAATGAATTAATGGAGGAAATAAAAGAATCAATTAAAGAAAACATTGAAGAACACCAACTCAATGAATATAAACAAGAGGTTATCAAAAAAGCACAAGAACTTCAAAAAGAAGATGCAAGTGAATCATTTAATGAAGCGATTCAAGAATCAATTAAGGCAATCCAAGATGCTTTAAGTAAAGATCAAGCAGATGCTTTATTCAATGAATTAAAAGAAACTTTAGAATCAATTGAAAACAATGAACAAGCAGAAGATAAGAAAGATCAAATTAAAGAAGAGATTAAAAAAGAACTAGAAGAAAAAAATATTATTATCACACCAGAAATAGAAACAATCATCAATGAAAAGTTAGATGAGATTAATGGAGATAATTATACTGATGATGCTCTACTAGAAAAAATTATAGAAACTATTAAACTTAATACACATATCTATGATGGTAAAGAAGAATTTAAAAAGTATATAGGTCTTTTAAAAGAACAAAACGGAGAATTATTTACTAAAGTAGTTGGAGAGTCATTAGATTATATTGATAACTCAAAAAATATTGATGAAATAAAAATACGTGTTGAAACAGCTAAAAATCAAGCAACGCTTGCCTATATTTCTGATTTCATTCAAGAAAGCACACAATTAGAGATAGAAAATATAAAAGTAAAAGAAATAAAAGAAACATTAGCTAATCATTTAATAGGATTAGATAATGCTAATAAAGTCTTAGCTTTAGATACAACAATAAAAGAATTGTCATATTTAAATGAACAACTAGAAGTAATTGAATCATTTCACAAGCATTATAATTTATTACTTACAAACAATCGATATAAGGCAAACAGAAAAAATGATTTAAAAGAAATATATGAAACATACTTAGAATTGTTAAATCAAAGTAAAGGTATATCTACCTTAAATACTGTATTTTCTGAAGGTAAAATAGAACTTGAGAAAATTAATCCATACGCAATCAGTGAGCATGGAATTATCCCAGGAGAAAGTCTACCAGAATTAGATGATACAACTGATATGATTAAAGGTGGCATCACAAATGATGAAGGGCTTAAATCAACATATAAAATGGTAGTTAAAAATCAGACAGACCAGGCACTCATAGAAGCCTTCAAAAAAGCCTTACAAGAAGGTAAAATCAATTTACCTGAAGGAATCAATTTAGAACAAATCATTAAGCAATCAATAGGTAAATCTTTAGACATATACTTAGATAATCAAGGACAAAAAGTAACAGAATTTATTGGTAGTTATAAAGTATCATTATTAATACCTACTGAAATTAGGGAGTATTTAAACTTACGTGTTGTACATTATACAAATGGTATATTTGAGGTAATTGAACCTCAAAGAGAATCAAATTATCTTACCTTTGAAACAACATCATTTAGTCCATACTTTATTATCGGTGATAAACCACAAGAAGAACGCGTTAATTTATGGTGGGCAATTGGCATTGAAATTGTAATTATTTTAGTTCAAGCGTTAATTATTACTAGAATGGTTCAAAAACGCAAGAATAATAAAAAAATAATGAGCATTTCACCTGTAGTCTTACTAACAACATTACCTATAAACGCAATACCAGTCATTATCATACTAGGAGTTATTATTCTGATTTTAATGTTTGTAATAATATACATAGCACTTATATTTAAAAGAAAAGAGGATATTGTTACTGAAGAAAAAAATATTCATATTATCAATCAAACTATAGATATAGAAGAAATCAAAGAAGAACCAAAAACTACGATAATAGATATTAAAAAGAAATTTATACTCTATAAAAAGAGCTATGAAGCAAGGTTGATCCAGTCACCAGAAGAAACACAACTAAGATATTCAGATATTAAGAATCATCTTTTAAGTTATAAAATGATTTCAAGCAGAATGACATGGAATCAAGAAAGCTTTGTTTCAGGTAAGAACTTGTTAGTTAAAATAGTAATGAGTGAAACAACATTTACTGTGTTTTATGCATTAACCCCTGAACAAGTAGAGGATCCTAAATATAAATATATTTATGAAACTCAAACTAAAAAGCATTTAACAACACCACTAAGAATTAGAGTCAAAGGACCAAGAGGTGTTAAATATGCTAAAGAACTAATTGATATACTAATGAAAACTAAAGACTATGAACAATCTAATATCCCTAAAAAAGATTATAGAAGAAAGTATCAAACAAACGAAGAACTTGTTAATAAAGGTTTAGTTCGTAAAGTAGATAGTGATAAAGCATTAGAAGAAATTGTAGAATCATAA